A stretch of Primulina tabacum isolate GXHZ01 chromosome 13, ASM2559414v2, whole genome shotgun sequence DNA encodes these proteins:
- the LOC142522075 gene encoding uncharacterized protein LOC142522075, which produces MAGKDDDKKKEGGDVSSKFTSPFYLSASDNPGNIITQVQLKGENYDEWARAMKMALRAKKKFGFIDGSVKTPSDDSVELEDWWTVNSMLVSWILNTIEPTLRSTITYIEAAKELWQDIKEQFSVGNGPRIQQLKCELVECKQQGMSVMNYYAKLKMIWEELGNYEQYPTCQCGGCKCNIGGDLDKRREEERLHQFLMGLDDTTYGTVRSNILSTEPLPNLNRAYAMIIQEERVRDITRGKEHRSDAMAFAIQTPSHSRGRADGKEKTVACSSCKRTGHDAGSCFELIGYPDWWGDRPRGRGRGVTSRAQSGQRPAGNATGGRGRGGQIRANAAQVTGHGTIAQGQITETDKSGISGLSSEQWNVLLNLLNTQNDGNQERLNGKRRTMEWIIDTGPSHHMTGRLESMSYVERVPACPVGLPDGKETIAEKSGTVVLNEYLKLNNVLYVPNLKCSLISVSQLNEELNCVVQFNDKICVMQDRNSRMLIGAGEQREGLYYFRGIVPARAMITVTRDTFDLWHRRLGHPSGRIFSYCQLLKELVVIVLELVTFVYKQNNVGENFS; this is translated from the coding sequence ATGGCTGGAAAAGATGACGACAAAAAGAAGGAAGGAGGAGACGTGTCTTCGAAGTTCACATCTCCGTTTTACCTTTCTGCCAGCGACAACCCAGGAAACATCATCACACAAGTTCAACTAAAGGGTGAGAACTATGATGAATGGGCGCGAGCTATGAAAATGGCGTTGCGGGCCAAGAAAAAGTTCGGTTTCATCGATGGTTCGGTAAAGACACCTTCCGATGACTCTGTCGAACTAGAAGATTGGTGGACGGTCAATTCTATGTTAGTGTCATGGATATTGAATACGATCGAGCCAACCCTGCGCTCAACCATAACCTACATAGAGGCTGCGAAGGAACTGTGGCAGGATATCAAGGAACAATTTTCTGTCGGAAACGGGCCGAGAATTCAACAACTCAAATGTGAGTTGGTCGAATGCAAACAACAAGGCATGTCTGTTATGAATTATTATGCCAAATTGAAAATGATCTGGGAAGAGTTGGGAAACTATGAACAATACCCAACATGTCAATGTGGAGGATGCAAGTGCAACATCGGAGGAGATCTGGATAAAAGACGTGAAGAGGAAAGACTTCATCAATTTTTGATGGGGTTGGATGACACAACTTATGGCACTGTCcgctcaaatattttaagcacTGAACCATTGCCGAACTTGAATCGAGCCTATGCTATGATCATACAAGAGGAGCGAGTACGTGATATAACTCGCGGAAAAGAACATCGAAGTGATGCCATGGCCTTTGCGATACAAACTCCTAGTCATTCTAGGGGACGAGCGGATGGCAAGGAGAAAACTGTGGCTTGCTCGAGTTGCAAGAGAACTGGTCATGATGCAGGTTCATGCTTTGAATTGATTGGTTATCCCGATTGGTGGGGAGATAGACCTAGAGGAAGAGGGCGTGGAGTGACAAGTCGTGCACAAAGTGGACAACGACCTGCTGGTAATGCAACTGGAGGGAGAGGTCGTGGAGGTCAAATTCGAGCCAATGCAGCACAAGTGACAGGACATGGAACCATAGCTCAAGGACAAATAACAGAAACAGACAAAAGTGGAATAAGTGGGCTGAGCAGTGAGCAATGGAATGTGTTGCTGAACCTCCTGAATACACAAAATGATGGAAATCAAGAAAGACTGAATGGTAAGCGTAGAACAATGGAGTGGATAATTGACACCGGACCCTCTCATCATATGACTGGAAGACTTGAGTCGATGAGTTATGTGGAGAGAGTGCCTGCATGTCCAGTTGGGCTGCCAGATGGGAAGGAGACAATAGCTGAAAAAAGCGGGACTGTGGTGTTGAATGAATATTTGAAATTGAACAATGTGTTATATGTACCCAACTTGAAGTGTAGCTTGATTTCAGTGTCACAATTGAATGAGGAGTTGAATTGTGTAGTtcaatttaatgataaaatatgtGTTATGCAGGACCGCAATTCGAGGATGCTGATTGGTGCGGGTGAGCAACGTGAGGGGCTTTACTACTTCAGAGGGATAGTGCCAGCAAGAGCTATGATTACAGTGACGAGGGACACCTTTGACTTGTGGCATCGAAGGTTGGGACATCCTTCTGGTAGAATATTCAGTTATTGCCAGTTGTTAAAGGAATTAGTAGTGATTGTGTTAGAACTTGTGACATTTGTCTACAAGCAAAACAATGTCGGGGAGAATTTTTCTTAA